A single region of the Asterias amurensis chromosome 19, ASM3211899v1 genome encodes:
- the LOC139951723 gene encoding uncharacterized protein, with protein sequence MPDLLMRITRNKLLPHQWLIRSQENKVKVKPSSTDPYDSSIDEEPDRETPDPPISPPLPAVVPDLPDFFEGKVLFLDGKFEADERWQLTRLIVAFEGHFRSSWRLCVQSGSTIAVRNPRRFSITISRLSSCRAESGLLQLVKTVDQ encoded by the exons ATGCCCGACCTGTTGATGAGGATAACAAGGAATAAGTTGCTGCCTCATCAATGGCTGATCAG GTCACAAGAAAACAAAGTCAAAGTGAAGCCAAGTTCTACAGATCCCTATGATAGTTCTATTGATGAGGAACCCGACAGGGAGACACCAGACCCTCCAATCTCTCCACCGTTGCCTGCTGTTGTACCTGACCTGCCTGACTTCTTTGAAGGGAAGGTGTTGTTCCTCGATGGGAAGTTTGAAGCAGATGAGAGGTGGCAGTTGACAAGACTTATCGTAGCATTTGAAGG GCATTTCAGATCATCCTGGCGTTTGTGCGTTCAAAGTGGATCTACAATTGCTGTGAGAAATCCAAGAAGGTTCTCTATCACTATCAGCCGTTTGTCATCGTGCCGAGCTGAGTCTGGTCTGCTTCAACTAGTTAAAACTGTAGATCAGTGA